In the genome of Thermosphaera aggregans DSM 11486, one region contains:
- the hypD gene encoding hydrogenase formation protein HypD: protein MSSELVNLLRSREYGLKIANEVNKESENIVKRLGRPVRIMNFCGTHEWTITHYGIRSLMSHNIELIPGPGCPVCITPGYYVDLLIDLSFNNYTVLTYGDAYKLPGTSGKKPRSLFQAASMGGRVKVIYSFTDAVKIATEKPSEKFVFFAVGFETTIPATAIPIFYRKVPDNLYVLIAYRYTPPVMKYLLINHPEVEIDGIIAPGHVSAIIGSESWRFLPEEFRIPVVVSGFEPIDVLTSIFLIVKMLNEGKPNLVNEYSRVVKPEGSTFVKEIMNRVHENVDSYWRGIGVIPGSGAKLRDPYKRLDILTHLGLEEKIVEDKLPGCICDKVVLGLAKPVDCPLFMKACKPQSPYGPCMVSSEGACRIWAENI, encoded by the coding sequence ATGTCCAGCGAGCTGGTCAATCTTCTTAGAAGTAGGGAATACGGTTTGAAAATAGCTAATGAAGTTAACAAAGAGTCCGAGAATATTGTCAAGAGATTGGGAAGACCTGTGAGGATAATGAATTTCTGCGGAACGCATGAATGGACTATTACTCATTACGGCATAAGAAGCTTAATGTCCCATAATATCGAGCTAATACCTGGCCCGGGATGCCCTGTATGCATAACACCCGGATACTATGTCGACTTGCTCATCGATTTAAGCTTCAACAACTACACGGTCTTAACCTATGGGGATGCGTACAAACTGCCAGGCACTAGTGGTAAAAAGCCAAGAAGCCTCTTTCAAGCTGCCAGTATGGGAGGCAGGGTGAAAGTCATCTACAGCTTCACTGATGCTGTTAAAATAGCTACTGAAAAGCCTTCCGAAAAATTCGTATTCTTCGCTGTCGGCTTTGAAACCACAATTCCTGCCACGGCTATCCCAATATTTTACAGGAAAGTACCCGATAACTTATACGTTCTAATCGCATACAGATATACTCCTCCAGTTATGAAATATCTGTTAATTAATCACCCAGAGGTAGAGATAGATGGCATCATTGCGCCAGGACATGTTTCAGCGATCATAGGCTCCGAGTCCTGGAGGTTTTTACCGGAGGAGTTTAGAATCCCCGTAGTAGTTTCAGGGTTCGAACCCATAGACGTTCTCACTTCAATCTTCTTAATCGTGAAAATGTTAAACGAGGGTAAGCCTAACTTAGTGAACGAGTATTCTAGGGTTGTTAAACCAGAGGGAAGTACTTTTGTCAAGGAAATAATGAATAGGGTTCACGAAAATGTCGATAGTTATTGGAGGGGAATAGGAGTAATACCTGGAAGCGGAGCGAAATTGCGAGACCCGTACAAAAGATTAGACATTCTCACCCATCTCGGATTGGAGGAAAAAATAGTTGAAGACAAGCTACCTGGATGCATATGTGATAAGGTTGTCCTTGGACTTGCAAAACCCGTTGACTGCCCCTTATTCATGAAAGCATGCAAGCCTCAATCCCCTTACGGTCCATGCATGGTTAGCAGTGAGGGAGCCTGTAGAATATGGGCCGAAAACATTTAA
- a CDS encoding nucleotidyltransferase family protein has protein sequence MIPCIVTAAGLSRRFEGNKLLFKYHDRPLIAQTINNIAESKKIGKIIVVTGYMNKEIEDAVIKYVRDERLVFVYNPSYQEGMSSSVKKGVEALISKKERIDGVMVNPGDAAWIHPFIYDLVVDVFYRHRPVIAVASYNGRRGHPIIFSSSLISDLASIDESTRGLKKVLEKYSNSILQIETRYPGVILDFDSYLDYIRVKNALMR, from the coding sequence ATGATTCCATGCATTGTTACAGCCGCAGGATTGAGCAGGAGGTTTGAAGGCAACAAGCTTCTCTTCAAATATCACGACAGGCCGCTTATAGCTCAAACAATCAACAATATCGCTGAGTCGAAGAAAATTGGTAAAATAATCGTTGTAACAGGGTATATGAATAAAGAGATTGAAGATGCGGTAATTAAATACGTGCGGGATGAGAGATTAGTGTTTGTTTACAATCCATCCTACCAAGAAGGGATGAGCAGTAGCGTGAAGAAAGGAGTTGAAGCATTGATTTCAAAGAAAGAGAGAATAGATGGGGTTATGGTTAACCCGGGAGATGCGGCCTGGATACATCCGTTTATTTACGACCTAGTTGTGGATGTTTTCTACAGGCATAGACCTGTGATCGCGGTGGCCAGTTACAATGGGAGAAGGGGCCACCCTATCATATTCTCCTCAAGTCTTATCAGTGATTTAGCAAGTATTGATGAATCGACGAGAGGATTGAAAAAGGTTTTAGAAAAATATAGTAACAGTATTTTACAAATTGAAACAAGATATCCGGGCGTTATATTGGATTTTGATAGTTATCTAGATTATATCAGAGTAAAAAACGCTTTGATGAGGTGA
- a CDS encoding DUF47 domain-containing protein, protein MISKFIEQVFEKVKSHSQLVLKGVELLNELLVDLRKNDVRRAETSFNELLMVEKQADAIKREIIGELHSSFLHPDDREDILRLTIELDKVVGFAKSAAKRLIILHHVGIKIPADYYQTIEEIMRNTVEASSFIVHMVENIIKDPSKALEYSNMIEKREEEVDELRFKLLEKLCMECSERVNPICIFLPGIIDDIEEITDRAEDVGDIYKLFIIGK, encoded by the coding sequence TTGATAAGTAAGTTTATCGAGCAAGTGTTTGAAAAAGTAAAATCCCATTCTCAACTCGTTTTAAAAGGTGTTGAATTATTAAACGAATTACTCGTCGATTTGAGAAAGAATGATGTAAGACGTGCGGAAACAAGTTTTAACGAACTATTAATGGTTGAAAAACAGGCAGATGCTATTAAAAGAGAAATAATTGGAGAGCTTCACAGTAGCTTCCTTCACCCCGATGACAGAGAAGATATTCTGAGGCTCACCATAGAGCTAGACAAAGTGGTAGGGTTCGCGAAATCTGCCGCTAAAAGGTTGATAATATTGCACCATGTAGGAATAAAGATACCTGCCGATTATTACCAGACCATAGAGGAAATAATGCGCAATACCGTCGAGGCGTCCAGTTTCATTGTTCACATGGTTGAAAATATAATTAAAGACCCTTCTAAGGCCCTTGAATATTCAAACATGATTGAGAAGAGGGAAGAGGAGGTTGATGAGTTAAGGTTCAAGCTTCTCGAAAAACTATGCATGGAATGCTCCGAGAGAGTAAACCCGATATGCATTTTCCTACCGGGCATTATTGACGACATCGAGGAAATAACCGATAGAGCCGAGGATGTTGGAGATATCTACAAGCTTTTCATAATAGGGAAGTAG